One Cucurbita pepo subsp. pepo cultivar mu-cu-16 chromosome LG20, ASM280686v2, whole genome shotgun sequence genomic window carries:
- the LOC111782671 gene encoding receptor-like protein 51: MKQPLQKAVIFSLLLLISTATATAATPAPPIEDPPTPSPTSAPSDARPLLPPTSPSPSSSPSSSSSSNSLDPKQLTALQSLNIPTFKDPCKQPSLHNATVCDSSAPFRHLVFLRLANCSDDVALSFTALKSLSTLRSLEFVDCPISPIRFPADLVASLRSFTCTNSLRKLTGVWLSRLENLTDLSVTNVPVNASGPFVILGNMNILKSVTVSNANLTGYFPKHLNRNLTHIDFSGNMLKGKLPTSITLLENLESLNLASNAFNGEIPTSVGDLISLRNLSLASNSLSGSIPESISAIPGLVHLDLSSNQLNGTIPNFLSEMKSLKYLNLENNQFHGVMPFNGSFLKRLEIFRIKGNSNLCYNHSILSSKLKLGIAPCDRHGLPLSPPPAKDDSSADENSDYDDSDGDDSSTHHKESHNGPNKVVLGVAIGLSSIIFLIIFLVCMSKCCR; the protein is encoded by the coding sequence ATGAAACAGCCACTGCAAAAGGCCGTGATTTTCTCGCTTCTCCTCTTAAtctccaccgccaccgccaccgccgctACTCCGGCGCCTCCCATTGAAGATCCTCCTACTCCATCTCCGACCTCCGCCCCATCGGACGCACGGCCATTACTGCCACCGACATCGCCGTCGCCATCTTCTtcaccatcatcatcttcatcttccaaCTCTCTTGACCCGAAGCAACTTACAGCTTTGCAATCGCTCAACATCCCCACCTTCAAGGACCCCTGCAAGCAACCCTCACTTCACAACGCCACCGTTTGCGATTCCTCCGCGCCGTTTCGGCACCTCGTGTTCCTCCGCCTGGCCAATTGCTCCGACGACGTCGCTTTGTCATTCACAGCTCTCAAATCCCTTTCAACTCTCAGATCTCTTGAATTTGTTGACTGTCCCATTTCCCCTATTCGCTTCCCTGCCGATCTGGTTGCCTCTCTTCGATCCTTCACTTGCACAAACAGCCTCCGTAAGCTCACCGGCGTCTGGCTTAGCCGTCTCGAGAACCTCACCGATCTCTCTGTTACCAATGTCCCTGTTAATGCCTCGGGTCCTTTCGTTATACTTGGCAACATGAATATCCTCAAGTCTGTGACTGTCTCCAATGCGAATCTTACGGGTTACTTTCCGAAGCATTTGAATCGCAACCTTACCCACATTGATTTTTCGGGTAATATGCTCAAGGGAAAGCTACCCACTTCGATTACTCTGCTGGAGAATCTAGAATCTTTGAATCTAGCTTCTAATGCGTTCAATGGCGAGATACCCACTTCAGTTGGGGACCTGATATCGCTTCGGAACTTGTCGTTGGCATCAAATTCACTTTCAGGATCCATTCCGGAATCAATTTCGGCAATTCCTGGATTGGTTCACCTCGATCTGAGCTCAAATCAGTTGAATGGAACAATTCCGAACTTCCTTTCGGAGATGAAGAGCTTAAAGTATCTGAATCTTGAGAACAACCAGTTTCATGGGGTAATGCCTTTCAATGGATCTTTCTTGAAAAGGCTGGAAATTTTTAGGATAAAGGGGAATAGCAACCTTTGCTACAACCATTCGATTCTATCATCCAAACTGAAGCTGGGGATAGCTCCTTGTGATAGACATGGGCTTCCATTATCGCCACCGCCAGCTAAGGACGATTCGTCGGCTGATGAAAACAGCGACTACGATGACAGTGATGGAGATGATTCTAGCACCCACCACAAGGAGTCTCATAATGGCCCCAATAAAGTCGTGCTTGGAGTCGCAATTGGGCTGtcttccataatttttctcatcattttcctGGTTTGTATGTCCAAGTGTTGTCGTTGA